One genomic window of Myxococcus stipitatus includes the following:
- a CDS encoding ATP-binding protein, whose amino-acid sequence MTTVERLTQAELLDVGAPNERAGFRLHRFEVYNWGTFHERVWHLDLRGESGLLTGDIGSGKSTLVDGLVTLLVPPQKLAYNKAAGAESRERTLRSYVRGQFKSERGEAGQGTRPVFLRDAPTYSVLLAHFHNEGYGQDVTLAQVLWLRDADTPPTRLHVVAESRLSIAEHFSRLGSDLNALKKRLRALAPEVHETFPPYQAAFRRRFGLENEQALDLFLQTVSMKSVGNLTDFVRQHMLPPFDVESRLAALTEHFDDLHRAHEAVLKAKRQVGMLTPLVAGCERHAALAGELEQARGCREALRPWFSEQKTLLFEARLAELAQEGERLRLEAERLREARGRQLLERDGLKQAISASGGERLEAAKLELARRRRERDDRALKADRYARMAQAVGLPAASELSVFASNVRAIQRQREMTAAELSEARAGHAEQGMDLRDLERAHEALSVELEALRRQRSNIPARLLHLRTRLCADLGLSEDSLPFVGELLRVRDEEQGWTGAIERVLSSFGVSLLVADADATRVSQWVERTHLDQRLVYFRVRDEGPSRQSEPQPSSLLRKLDLKPGTRMARWLEARLASGYDYVCCDTPEQFARHRQALTRAGQVKTGGERHVKDDRRRVDDRSQWVLGWSNDSKRRALEAEARALEARIQAAAARAVDGEARCKGLQVRAELLGQLAVFDSFVELDWRSVASDVQRQEERLRELESESDVLRGFERQLTTLERELAATEESLKAVEKRQGRQEEREEATRRGLASCQAAAQGASDAVRAFYPRVASLCAEAGAVLDADACDERERQLRERLQARIDGEGRKLEKARDALASAMQGYRAAYPHETQEVDASIEAAPAYARMLQALRADDLPRFEARFKSLLNENALREVANFQAQLHRERQAIRERVATINRSLRAIDYNPDRYIVLEAAPSVDADIRDFQRELRACTEATAGEEGTEEKFLEVKRIIERFRGREGSADADARWTRRVTDVRNWFSFSASERWRADDQEHEHYADSGGKSGGQKEKLAYTVLAASLACQFGLQWGETRSRSFRFVVIDEAFGRGSDESAAYGLELFRRLDLQLLIVTPLQKLRVIEPYVASVGYVHNEEGRRSRVRHLTIEAYRAEREARSA is encoded by the coding sequence ATGACGACGGTGGAGAGGCTGACCCAGGCGGAGCTCTTGGACGTGGGGGCGCCCAACGAGCGCGCCGGCTTCCGGCTGCACCGGTTCGAGGTCTACAACTGGGGGACCTTCCACGAGCGGGTGTGGCACCTGGACCTGCGGGGGGAGAGCGGGCTGCTCACCGGCGACATCGGGTCGGGCAAGTCGACGTTGGTGGACGGGCTCGTCACGCTGCTCGTGCCGCCGCAGAAGCTGGCCTACAACAAGGCGGCGGGCGCGGAGTCGCGGGAGCGGACGCTGCGCTCGTACGTGCGCGGGCAGTTCAAGTCCGAACGGGGCGAGGCGGGGCAGGGCACCCGTCCGGTGTTCCTCCGCGACGCGCCCACGTACTCCGTCCTGCTGGCCCACTTCCACAACGAGGGCTACGGCCAGGACGTCACGCTCGCGCAGGTGCTGTGGCTGCGCGACGCCGACACTCCCCCCACGCGCCTGCACGTCGTCGCCGAGTCGCGCCTCTCCATCGCCGAGCACTTCTCGCGCCTGGGCTCGGACCTCAACGCGCTGAAGAAGCGCCTGCGGGCGCTCGCGCCGGAGGTGCACGAGACCTTCCCGCCGTACCAGGCCGCCTTCCGCCGCCGCTTCGGCCTGGAGAACGAGCAGGCGCTGGACCTGTTCCTCCAGACGGTGTCGATGAAGTCCGTGGGCAACCTGACGGACTTCGTGCGCCAGCACATGCTGCCCCCGTTCGACGTCGAGTCGCGGCTGGCGGCGCTCACCGAGCACTTCGACGACCTGCACCGGGCCCACGAGGCGGTCCTGAAGGCGAAGCGGCAGGTGGGGATGTTGACGCCCCTGGTGGCGGGCTGCGAGCGCCACGCGGCCCTCGCCGGGGAGCTGGAGCAGGCGCGCGGCTGCCGCGAGGCGCTGCGGCCCTGGTTCTCCGAGCAGAAGACGCTGCTGTTCGAGGCCCGCCTCGCGGAGCTGGCGCAAGAGGGGGAGCGGCTGAGGCTGGAGGCCGAGCGGCTGCGCGAGGCCCGGGGGCGACAGCTGCTGGAGCGCGACGGGCTCAAGCAGGCCATCAGCGCCAGCGGCGGGGAGCGGCTGGAGGCGGCGAAGCTGGAGCTGGCCCGCCGGCGCCGCGAGCGTGACGACCGGGCGCTGAAGGCGGACCGCTACGCGCGCATGGCCCAGGCCGTGGGCCTGCCCGCGGCGAGCGAGCTGTCGGTGTTCGCGAGCAACGTCCGGGCCATCCAGCGACAGCGGGAGATGACGGCGGCGGAGCTGTCCGAGGCCCGCGCCGGCCACGCCGAGCAGGGGATGGACCTGCGCGACCTCGAGCGCGCGCACGAGGCGCTGTCCGTCGAACTGGAGGCCCTGCGTCGCCAGCGCTCCAACATCCCCGCGCGGCTGCTCCACCTGCGCACGCGGCTGTGCGCGGATCTGGGGCTGTCCGAGGACTCGCTCCCGTTCGTGGGGGAGCTCCTGCGGGTGCGCGACGAGGAGCAGGGCTGGACGGGCGCCATCGAGCGGGTGCTGTCCTCCTTCGGCGTCTCGCTGCTCGTCGCGGACGCGGACGCGACGCGCGTGAGCCAGTGGGTGGAGCGCACGCACCTCGACCAGCGCCTGGTCTACTTCCGCGTGCGCGACGAGGGGCCCTCGCGCCAGTCGGAGCCCCAGCCCTCGTCGTTGCTGCGCAAGCTGGACCTCAAGCCGGGGACGCGCATGGCGCGGTGGCTGGAGGCGCGCCTGGCCTCCGGGTACGACTACGTCTGTTGTGACACGCCGGAGCAGTTCGCCAGGCACCGGCAGGCCCTCACCCGGGCGGGGCAGGTGAAGACGGGGGGCGAGCGGCACGTGAAGGACGACCGGCGCCGCGTCGACGACCGCTCGCAGTGGGTGCTGGGCTGGAGCAACGACTCCAAGCGCCGGGCCCTCGAGGCCGAGGCGCGGGCGCTCGAGGCGCGCATCCAGGCCGCCGCGGCTCGGGCCGTGGACGGGGAGGCCCGCTGCAAGGGGTTGCAGGTGCGGGCGGAGCTGTTGGGGCAGCTCGCCGTCTTCGACTCCTTCGTGGAGCTGGACTGGCGCTCGGTCGCCAGCGACGTCCAGCGCCAGGAGGAGCGGCTGCGCGAACTGGAGTCCGAGTCCGACGTGCTGCGCGGCTTCGAGCGACAGTTGACCACGCTCGAGCGCGAGCTGGCGGCGACGGAGGAGTCGTTGAAGGCGGTGGAGAAGCGCCAGGGACGCCAGGAGGAGCGGGAGGAGGCGACGCGCCGGGGACTGGCCTCGTGTCAGGCCGCCGCCCAGGGGGCCTCGGACGCGGTGCGGGCCTTCTATCCCCGGGTGGCGTCGCTGTGCGCGGAGGCGGGGGCCGTGCTCGACGCGGACGCGTGCGACGAGCGGGAGCGCCAGCTGCGCGAGCGGCTCCAGGCGCGAATCGACGGGGAGGGGCGCAAGCTGGAGAAGGCCCGTGACGCCCTGGCGAGCGCGATGCAGGGCTACCGGGCCGCCTACCCCCACGAGACGCAGGAGGTGGACGCGAGCATCGAGGCCGCGCCGGCCTACGCGCGGATGCTCCAGGCGCTGCGCGCGGATGACCTGCCCCGCTTCGAGGCGCGCTTCAAGAGCCTGCTCAACGAGAACGCGCTGCGCGAGGTGGCCAACTTCCAGGCGCAGCTGCACCGGGAGCGGCAGGCCATCCGCGAGCGCGTGGCCACCATCAACCGCTCCCTGCGGGCCATCGACTACAACCCCGACCGCTACATCGTCCTGGAGGCGGCGCCGAGCGTGGACGCCGACATCCGCGACTTCCAGCGGGAGCTGCGCGCCTGCACGGAGGCGACGGCGGGCGAGGAGGGGACGGAGGAGAAGTTCCTGGAGGTGAAGCGCATCATCGAGCGCTTCCGGGGGCGCGAGGGCTCGGCGGACGCGGACGCGCGCTGGACGCGCCGGGTGACGGACGTGCGCAACTGGTTCTCCTTCTCCGCCTCCGAGCGGTGGCGCGCGGACGACCAGGAGCACGAGCACTACGCGGACTCGGGCGGCAAGTCCGGGGGGCAGAAGGAGAAGCTCGCGTACACGGTGCTCGCCGCGAGCCTGGCGTGCCAGTTCGGCTTGCAGTGGGGCGAGACGCGCTCGCGCAGCTTCCGCTTCGTCGTCATCGACGAGGCCTTCGGGCGCGGCTCCGACGAGTCGGCCGCGTATGGCCTGGAGCTGTTCCGCCGCCTGGACCTCCAGCTGCTCATCGTCACGCCGCTCCAGAAGCTGCGCGTCATCGAGCCGTACGTGGCGAGCGTGGGCTACGTCCACAACGAGGAGGGGCGCCGCTCCCGGGTGCGCCACCTCACCATCGAGGCGTACCGCGCCGAGCGCGAGGCGCGCAGCGCGTGA
- a CDS encoding DUF4194 domain-containing protein, translated as MTTPLPNPPASQDALSFVLVSLMKGVVSRDESPGTWQALLQSSARVRDQLGVLGLQLVLDEAEGHAFLRQRAPVDGAPELPRLVARRQLGFGVSLLLALLRKKLAEADASGEGGRLVLRRAELRELVQLFQPEVTNEARWMDRVEADIEKAVTLGFLRPVGEGADAFEVRRILKAFVDAQWLGEFEQRLARYRAHLTQTSGGEQ; from the coding sequence ATGACGACCCCACTCCCGAATCCCCCGGCGTCCCAGGACGCGCTGTCGTTCGTGCTCGTCTCCCTGATGAAGGGCGTGGTCTCCCGGGACGAGAGCCCGGGGACCTGGCAGGCCCTGCTCCAATCGAGCGCGCGGGTGCGGGACCAGCTGGGGGTGCTGGGGCTCCAGCTCGTGCTCGACGAGGCGGAGGGCCACGCGTTCCTGCGGCAGCGGGCCCCGGTCGACGGCGCGCCGGAGCTGCCCAGGCTCGTCGCGCGGCGGCAGCTCGGGTTCGGCGTCAGCCTGCTGCTCGCGCTGCTGCGCAAGAAGCTGGCGGAGGCGGACGCGTCCGGCGAGGGGGGCCGGCTGGTGCTGCGCCGGGCGGAGCTGCGGGAGCTGGTCCAGCTCTTCCAGCCCGAGGTCACCAACGAGGCGCGCTGGATGGACCGCGTGGAGGCGGACATCGAGAAGGCGGTGACGCTGGGCTTCCTGCGTCCGGTGGGCGAGGGCGCGGACGCGTTCGAGGTGCGACGCATCCTCAAGGCGTTCGTCGACGCGCAGTGGCTGGGGGAGTTCGAGCAGCGGCTCGCGCGGTACCGGGCCCATCTCACGCAGACGAGTGGAGGCGAGCAATGA
- a CDS encoding DUF3375 domain-containing protein → MDFATLEALRLKHPAWRLLVADHAPFIASLLHQCFIESHARALPRAELASRLEALREGVRARRGDEAFPREASAYLDEWAADDAGWLRKFYPPGAEEPHFDLTPAAERAIRWLEQLTERPFLGTESRLLTVFQLVREMADGIEPDPAARVRELERRREALDAELARARAGRLERMEDAALKDRFQQLADTARGLMADFRALDEEFHALDRKARERIATWEGTRGELLEAVLGERDAISDSDPGRSFQAFWSFLMSPERQEALTHDLERVLAHPAVQSLEPDARLARVAFDWLEAGEHTQRTVARLSGQLRRFLDDRVWLENRRILQLLRGIERHALALRASPPGADFMALDGPALALELPLERPLFVPPSHARMEDAEALEAGEDVPSDALFSLTTVDKGRLKDNVRAVLRTREQVSLAEVVRAHPLQHGLAELVVYLGLASEDRRASIDDARTQDFLWSDASGRRRRATLPLVLFLR, encoded by the coding sequence ATGGACTTCGCGACGCTCGAGGCGCTGCGTCTGAAGCACCCCGCATGGCGACTGCTCGTCGCGGACCATGCGCCCTTCATCGCCAGCCTCCTGCACCAGTGCTTCATCGAATCCCACGCCCGGGCGCTGCCTCGCGCCGAGCTGGCCTCCCGCCTCGAGGCGCTCCGGGAGGGCGTGCGCGCCCGGCGAGGGGACGAGGCGTTTCCTCGCGAGGCGTCCGCGTACCTCGACGAGTGGGCCGCGGACGACGCCGGCTGGCTGCGCAAGTTCTACCCGCCGGGCGCGGAGGAGCCGCACTTCGACCTGACGCCCGCGGCGGAGCGGGCCATCCGCTGGCTGGAGCAGCTCACCGAGCGCCCCTTCCTGGGGACCGAGTCGCGCCTGCTGACGGTGTTCCAGCTCGTGCGGGAGATGGCGGATGGCATCGAGCCCGACCCTGCGGCGCGGGTGCGGGAGCTCGAGCGACGTCGGGAGGCGCTCGACGCGGAGCTGGCGCGGGCCCGGGCGGGGCGGCTGGAGCGCATGGAGGACGCGGCCCTCAAGGACCGCTTCCAGCAACTGGCGGACACCGCGCGCGGGCTGATGGCGGACTTTCGCGCGCTGGACGAGGAGTTCCACGCGCTCGACCGGAAGGCGCGCGAGCGCATCGCCACCTGGGAGGGCACGCGGGGGGAGCTGCTGGAGGCCGTGCTGGGGGAGCGCGACGCCATCAGCGATTCGGACCCGGGGCGCAGCTTCCAGGCCTTCTGGTCCTTCCTCATGTCGCCCGAGCGACAGGAGGCGCTGACACACGACCTGGAGCGGGTGTTGGCCCATCCCGCCGTCCAGTCGCTGGAGCCCGACGCCCGGCTGGCCCGGGTCGCCTTCGACTGGTTGGAGGCGGGCGAGCACACCCAGCGCACCGTGGCGCGGTTGTCCGGCCAGCTCCGCCGCTTCCTGGATGACCGCGTCTGGTTGGAGAACCGCCGCATCCTCCAGCTCCTGCGGGGCATCGAACGGCACGCGCTCGCGCTGCGCGCCTCGCCTCCCGGAGCGGACTTCATGGCGTTGGACGGCCCGGCGCTCGCGCTGGAGCTCCCCCTGGAGCGGCCCCTCTTCGTCCCGCCGTCGCACGCGAGGATGGAGGACGCGGAGGCGCTGGAGGCGGGCGAGGACGTCCCCTCCGACGCGCTCTTCTCCCTGACGACGGTCGACAAGGGGCGTCTGAAGGACAACGTCCGCGCGGTGCTCCGGACGCGGGAGCAGGTCTCCCTCGCCGAGGTGGTGCGGGCCCATCCGCTCCAGCACGGCCTCGCGGAGCTGGTGGTCTACCTCGGGCTGGCCTCCGAGGACCGGCGCGCGTCCATCGACGACGCGCGCACGCAGGACTTCCTCTGGTCCGACGCGAGCGGCCGTCGCCGCCGGGCCACCCTTCCCCTGGTGCTCTTCCTCCGATGA